The Tumebacillus sp. BK434 genome segment GCCCTGCATAGCCGATAAAAAAGACGGAGGCCAAAGCGAGCACGAGCCGCCGCTGGCTGGGTCGGCGTCCGGCCAGCACCGGGACGAAAAACGTGGCGGGCAGGCCGATGATCTGCATGAAGGACACCATCCACCCGGCCGCTGCCGGGGAGAGACCTCGGCTGTGCAGCAGTTCAGGCAGCCAGGAGACGGCAGCGAAAAAGCCGAACGACTGCAGCCCCATGAACAAGGTCACCTGCCAGGCGAGCGGTGATTTCCAAAGCGAGCGGTTGACCTGTTCCGCAGCTTGCTCCCGTTCGGTGCTGACCGGAAGCGGGCGCACTTGTGGATACCAGAGCAGGATGCCGAGCACGGCGAGCAGCGCCCAACTCATCAAGGACAATTGCCAGCCCAGACCGAGGCCCTCCGACAGAGGCACGCTAAGACCGGAGCCAAGCGAAGCAAACCCGCACATGGCGAGGGTATAAAGACCGGTGATCTTGCCCACGCGGTGCGCATAGTCCCGCTTGATCAGGCTTGGCAGCAGCACGTTCCCGACGGCGATCGCAAAGCCGATCAGCATCGTCCCGCCGATCAACGCGCCAGCCGACGGAGCCGAGCGCAGCAAGATGCCGGCGGCGAGCAGGAGCAGGCCGCCAAACAGTGTATTTTCCGTGCCGAAGCGACGGGCGATCTTCGGAGCCAACGGCGAGATCGCCGCAAAGGCGAGCAGAGGCAGCGTGGTCAGCATCCCGGCAAACGTGTTGGACAGCCCGGTATCGATGCGAATCTCCCCGACCAGCGGTCCGACCGCCGTGATCGCGCCGCGCAGGTTGGAGGCGATCAGGATGATGCCGAAGAGCAGCAGCATGCTGTTTTTCTGTATCGTAGCGTTCGAATCCATGAGTACCTCCTTTTTCTTTGACTAAACGTATCATATGCTTGCTGATTGTTCCAGATGGGAAGATCATGGTGAGATACTAAGCCCGTTTTTCTGACAACTTAAACTATTTCGCCTATTTAATTTATCGGTTGACAGATTAGGGGTTTTCCAATACGATCACTTCAACGCTTTTATGCATATGTGCTTTTATGTGGTGAAGTGCGACAGTGGCAGGAGGGATCGATTGTGTGGAAAAAGTTTGCTGTGGCGGCGCTGGGGTTGACGATGTTGACCGGGTGCGGCGCGGGGGATGGCGAGGTGAAGATCGGAATCTCGCAGTTGGTGGAGCATCCGTCGCTGGATGCGGCGCGCGAGGGATTTGTGGCGGCGCTGAAGGATGCGGGGTATGAGGAGGGCGTGAATCTGGAGCTGGATGTGCAGAACGCCCAAGGCGATCTGTCGAACAACGCGATGATCGCCCAGAAGTTTGCGATGGAGGGAGAAGATCTGGTCTTTGCGATCTCCACGCCGAGCGCGCAGGCGGCTGCGATGGCGATCAAGGATACGCCTGTGCTGTTCACCGCCGTCACCGACCCGGTCGGGGCGAAGCTGGTGAAAAGCCTGGAGGCGCCGCACAAAAATGTGACCGGGACGTCGGACACGCATCCGGAAGCGGCGAAAAAGCTGGTTCAACACCTGAAGCAGTTCTTCCCGCAGGTGAAGCAGGTCGGTATCCTCTACAACTCCGGGGAGCAGAATGCGGTCGTCTCGATGAAAAGCATGAAGGGGGAACTGGAGCGCGCCGGTCTGAGCGCGGTGCTGGCCAGCGTCTCGAACTCGTCGGAGGTGAAGCAGGCGGCCGACTCGCTGGTCGGGCGCTGCGAAGTGCTGTATGTGCCCAAGGACAATACGGTCGTCTCGGCGCTGGAAGCGGTGGTGAAGGTCGCCAATGAAAACAAGCTGCCGTTGTATGTCGCGGAGTCGGAGTCTTTGCAGCGCGGCGCGTTTGCCGGGCTGATGATGGACTATTTCCAGCTCGGCTACCAGACGGGCGAGATGGCGGTGGAGATGCTGAAAAACGGCAAGCAGCCAAGCCAGCTGCCGGTCGGACTCCCTCAAGAGCTGAGGCTCGGGATCAATGAGAGGGGCGCCGCGATGCAAGGGGTCACGCTGACGGAAGAGATGAAAAAGGATGCGGAACTGATTGGGAAGACGAAGTAATCACTAGGATGAAAACGAGTAAGAAGTCGAGTAAGAAGTTGATTATGGGAACTATACTTGGAAAATTTGGATTCGGAATGACAAATTAAGGACAAAGAAAAGGGGTTGTGATGATGGGATTCGCACTGCTGGGATCGATGGAATCTGGACTTATCTTTGCATTTTTGGCGCTTGGTGTGTATGTGACGTTCCGCATCCTCGACTTCCCCGATCTGACGGTGGACGGCAGTTTTACGGCGGGCGGGGCTACGGCGGCGACGCTATTGGCGGCGGGAGTCCATCCTGTGCTCGCCACCATCGCGGCGGTACTGGTCGGCGCTTTGGCCGGAAGCGTCACGGGGCTCTTGCATACGAAAGGCAAAATCAATGCGCTGCTGGCCGGCATTCTCACGATGATCGCGCTGTACTCGGTCAACCTGCGGATCATGGGGCGGGCCAACGTGCCGCTGTTGAATGAGGAAACGCTTGTCACGAAAATCAACGGCTCGCTGGAAACGTGGCTCGGAGATTTCGCGCTGGCTGCGGTGCTGGCGGTTGGTGTCGTGGTTGTGAAAGCGGCGCTGGACTGGTTCTTGCGCACCGAGACGGGGCTGATGCTGCGGGCGACCGGGGACAACGAGCGGATGATCCGCTCCTTTGGCGCCAATACGGACGGGGCAAAAGTGCTGGGGCTGGCCTTGGCGAACGGGCTGGTCGCGCTGGCCGGGGCGTGGATGGCGCAATATCAAGGGTTTGCCGACGTGTCGATGGGGATCGGGATGATCGTGATCGGGCTGGCCTCGGTGATCATCGGCGAAGCGGTGTTTGGCCGCTCCACCATCGCCCGCGCCACGCTGGCCGTGATCGGCGGAGCGATTCTCTACCGCCTGATCGTCGCGTTCGCGCTGCGCGCCGGCGTCAATCCGTCCGACCTCAAGCTGATCACCGCCTTGATCGTCATCGCGGCGCTGGTCTCGCCGAAAACGTTGCAGGCTTGGAAAGCAAAAGCGCGCAAATCGCGCCGCATCACCGGAGGTGAGCCGCATGTTAAAGCTTAACGGCATCCGCAAAGTCTTCAACCCGGGGTCCCCGGATGAAAAAATCGCTCTCGACCGCCTCGATCTCGCCTTGGCACCCGGCGATTTTGTCACGATCATCGGCAGCAACGGCGCGGGGAAGTCGACGCTGATGAACATGATCTCCGGCGTGCTCACACCGGATGAAGGGACGATCGAAATCGACGGTCAAGCGGCGACGCACCTGCCGGAGCATCTCCGGGCAAAAATGATCGGGCGGGTGTTCCAAGACCCGATGGCCGGCACCTCGCCGTCGCTGACGATCGCAGAAAATCTGGCCATCGCCTGGTCCCGTAACGAGCGCCGCACGCTGCGCATCGGGGTGAGCAAAGCGCGCCAAGAGCAGTTTCGCGAGCTGCTCGCCGATCTCAACCTCGGCTTGGAACACCGCCTGACCGCCAAAGCGGGGCTCTTGTCCGGCGGTGAACGCCAAGCGCTCAGCCTGTTGATGGCGTCGTTCACCGACCCGAAAGTGCTCCTGCTCGACGAACACACCGCCGCGCTCGACCCGGCGCGGGCGCAGGTGGTGACCGATCTGACGCGGGAGATCGTGGCCCGCCGCCAACTGACCACGCTGATGGTCACGCACAACATGCAGCAGGCGCTCGATCTGGGCAACCGGCTGCTGATGATGGACGGCGGACAGATCATCCTCGACGTCCCGCAGGAGCAGAAAGCGCAGCTGACCATCCCCGATCTGCTCGCCGAATTCGAGCGTCTGAAAGGCGTTAGCGACCGGGTGGCGCTGGGGTAAAACGGCGGCGATCAGTTCTCAAACGTGTTCTGGTCGTGCACCAGCAGCCAGTTGCCGTTCACCTTCTCGAAGACGAGCGAGAGGTAGTAGCGCTTCTCATAGGGCTGGCCTTGCGGATCGAGGTCGTTGTACAGCACTTTGAGCAGTGCGACGCCCGACTCGGCGGTGACAGAAGTCTTGATCAGCTCAGTGTGCATCGACCAGTCCGGGTCGGAGAACCAGTTCTGGTGAAACGTTTCAAATTCCGCCCGGCTGTCGATCAGCTTGCCGTTCGGCAGGATCAGCGAGATGTTCTCCGGGTGCACCGTCGCCAGAAAAGCGGCCAGATCTTTTTCAGTCATAGTATTCAGGTGGTGTTGTAACGCTTGATGAAAATCCATTCAATAAAACCTCCAAGGTTCAATTATTATTTTATTGTACCTGATGTTCTGGCTTTTTTCACGCCTCCGATTGGCTCTTTTGTCAGCTCGTCCGCCTCGGTATAGTGAAAGAAAAAACGGGGGTACAAGTATGAAAACGATCGGATTGTTAGGCGGAATGAGCTGGGAGTCGACAGCGGTGTATTATCAGTTGCTCAACCGGCTGGTGCGCGACGAGTTAGGCGGACTGCATTCGGCGAAGGTGATCCTGCACAGCTTTAATTTTGAAGAGATCGTCGCTTACCAGAAGGCGGGTGAGTGGCAAAAGGCGGCCGACATGCTGCTCGATGCGGCCCGCAAGTTGGAAGCGAGCGGGGCGGAGCTCTTGCTGATCTGCACGAACACGATGCACACGCTGGCGCCGGAGATTCAGTCCGGGCTGAACATTCCGCTCGTGCACATCGCCGATGTCACGGCGGAAGCGTTGCGCGCGAAAGGCGTCCAGAAGGCTGCGCTGCTCGGCACGCGCTATACGATGGAGCAGGACTTCTACCGCGAGCGCCTGCAAGAGCACGGCGTGGAAGTGATCGTGCCGGGCACCGTGGAACGGCAGGACGTGCATGACATCATTTTCGATGAGCTCTGCCAAGGGCAGGTGCTGGAGCATTCCCGCCGGCGCTACTGCGAGATCATGGCGCGTTTGACCGAGGAGCAGGGGGTGGAAGGCATTATTTTGGGCTGTACGGAGATCCCCCTGCTGGTGCAGGAAGAGGACGCCTGCGTGCCGCTGTTTGACACCACCTACCTGCATGCGAAAAAAGCGGTGGAGATGGCGCTTAGCAACTAAGATCAGAAAAGACCGATGCCCGAAGGCATCGGTCTTTGTTATAGGAGCGAAGCGAGAATCTGCATGCCCTGCTCGATTCCGTCTTCCGTTTCGTGGCTGTAACAGAGCCGGATGTACGGCTGCTCCGTCTCACGGGGCAGGAACAGATCGCCCGTCGCGAAGACGACATTTTGCTGCACCGCTTTTTGCAACAGCTCTTTGGGGCTGACCTGCTCGGGCAGGGAGACCCAGTAGTAAAAACCGCCGCCCGGCGTCGCGTAGGAGACCCCTTTGGCGACCAGATTGCTCAGGTGCCTGCCCATCACGTCCGCCTGACGCTGATAGTGGCGGCGCGCTTCTTCAAGGTGCGTGCGAAACGACCCTTGCTGCAGATACGACCACAAGGCGTGCTGGACGAACGTGTTCGTGGAGATCGACAGTTCTTTAAAACGGGTCAGACGCTCCATGAACGGGCGGTTCGCCGCCACCCAGCCGAGGCGCAGGCCGGGGAACAGCACTTTGGAAAAGGTGTTGATGTAGACCACGTTGCCGCTGCGGTCCAGCGCTTTCAAAGGCGGCGGCGGCTCCTGCTCGAAATGCAGGTGGCGGTAGGCGTCATCCTCGACGATCGGGATGCCGTGTTTCTCGCTGAGCGCCAAGAGCTGCCTGCGGCGCTCCATCGACAGGATCGTGCCGGTCGGGTTGTGGAACGTGGGCACGGTGTAGATGAAGCGCGGGCGGGTGCGGGACAGGATGCCTTCCAGCACGTCGACGCGCATGCCGTCGCCATCTACCGGGATCGGGATCAGGTGCAGGCCGAGCGCTTGGAAGAGGTGCAAGGCGCCGAAATAGGTCGGCATCTCCACCGCGATCGAATCGCCGGGGCTGGCCAGAATCGACGTGGTCATTTGCAAAGCTTCCTGCGAGCCGCTTGTGATCATCACCTGTGCGGGCGAAGCGACCTGCTCGCAGCCCATCCACTCGGCGATCCATTTGCGCAGCTCGAGATGGCCCTGCACCGGGAACAGGTAGTCGGCATCGCTCGTCTCCAAAATGTGCAGCGGGTCGATGCCTTGGGCAAACTTCGCCTTCAAGCGCGTGTGATTGCCCCCTTCGCCAAAGGCGAAGTTCAGCGGGGCGCGCGCGCCGACCATCGAGTTCAGCTCGGTCATCAGGGACGGAGCGGAGAGGTTGTCCACACCGCTCAGCCGGTCGCGCCAGCTGAACGGCGGCAAGGCGGACGGCGGCAGCGGCTGCACGTAGCGACCGCTGCCGACGCGGGAATAGATCAAGCCTTCCGATTCCAGATCGGCGTAGGCATGGACGATCGTGTTGCGTGAAACGGACCACTCTTCGGCCAATTTTCGCTCCGGCGGCAAGCGGCTGCCAAGGGGAAAGTCCCCGCTCAGAATTGCATAGCGCAGGCGCTGATAGACTGTTTGATAGAGTGTTTTGCGCGGCATACTGATCCCCTTCCCCCATCCGGATAGCACTTCTTCTCTCCTTTATAGAGAATTGTCTGCGAAATGAAAAGAGCCAATTGTCCGGAAAAGTGGTGCCAGATGTAAGAAAAGGCCCTCACCTGCGCCAGAGGGCCTTTTGCTTACTTTTTTGCAGTTTGTTGAATCAGGTTAAAAATGATCTCGACGGCCTGGCCGGTGGTGCTCCGGTTCATCGCGGCGATGTGCTGATCTTGGTTGTCGTACGTCTCATTGACGGCAGAGAGCAGGCTCTCGGCCGTCAAGTCTTCTTCGAACAGCACGTGGCTGTAGCCTTGCTTTTCGAAGGAGCGGGCGTTCAGGATCTGGTCGCCGCGGGAAGCGGCACGGGACAGCGGGATCAGCAGATGCGGCTTCTTCAGCGCCAGGAATTCATAGATGGCGTTGGAGCCGGCCCGCGAGATGCACAGGTCGGTCATCGCAAACAGGTCGGGCAGCTCGCCGCTGACGTATTCGAATTGACGGTAGCCGCTGCGCCCTTCCAGCGCCGGGTCGAGGTTGCCTTTGCCGCAGAGGTGCACGATCTGGAAGCGTTGGAGCAAACTGTCGAGATTGGCGCGCAAGGCGTCGTTGATCTTGACCGAGCCGAGCGACCCGCCCATCGCGAGGATGACCGGCTTGCTTGGTGTGAAGCCGCAGAACGATCTTCCCCGCTCGGCATTTCCTTCGAGGATCTCATGGCGGATCGGCGAGCCGGTGTGCACCGCCTTTTGCGGGTCGAGGTGCTGGAGCGTCTCCGGGAAGGTGACGCAGACTTTGCTGGCAAACGGCACGGAGAGCTTGTTGGCGA includes the following:
- a CDS encoding undecaprenyldiphospho-muramoylpentapeptide beta-N-acetylglucosaminyltransferase; this translates as MKKLVLTGGGSAGHVTGNIALLPKLKQAGWAIEYIGSHDGIEKEIIAETGLPYHGIAVGKLRRYFDLKNFKDPFRVLQGTWQAYRLLRRIKPKAVFSKGGFVAVPVVVAAWLNRIPVIVHESDLTPGLANKLSVPFASKVCVTFPETLQHLDPQKAVHTGSPIRHEILEGNAERGRSFCGFTPSKPVILAMGGSLGSVKINDALRANLDSLLQRFQIVHLCGKGNLDPALEGRSGYRQFEYVSGELPDLFAMTDLCISRAGSNAIYEFLALKKPHLLIPLSRAASRGDQILNARSFEKQGYSHVLFEEDLTAESLLSAVNETYDNQDQHIAAMNRSTTGQAVEIIFNLIQQTAKK
- a CDS encoding MFS transporter, which translates into the protein MDSNATIQKNSMLLLFGIILIASNLRGAITAVGPLVGEIRIDTGLSNTFAGMLTTLPLLAFAAISPLAPKIARRFGTENTLFGGLLLLAAGILLRSAPSAGALIGGTMLIGFAIAVGNVLLPSLIKRDYAHRVGKITGLYTLAMCGFASLGSGLSVPLSEGLGLGWQLSLMSWALLAVLGILLWYPQVRPLPVSTEREQAAEQVNRSLWKSPLAWQVTLFMGLQSFGFFAAVSWLPELLHSRGLSPAAAGWMVSFMQIIGLPATFFVPVLAGRRPSQRRLVLALASVFFIGYAGLFWESATFVWLWVLLLGIGQGGSISLALTFLALRAQTPRAAAELSGMSQSLGYLLAASGPFLFGWLHDLTGGWTASLLVLVLSNVGLLAAGLGAGRDKKVS
- a CDS encoding ABC transporter ATP-binding protein, whose translation is MLKLNGIRKVFNPGSPDEKIALDRLDLALAPGDFVTIIGSNGAGKSTLMNMISGVLTPDEGTIEIDGQAATHLPEHLRAKMIGRVFQDPMAGTSPSLTIAENLAIAWSRNERRTLRIGVSKARQEQFRELLADLNLGLEHRLTAKAGLLSGGERQALSLLMASFTDPKVLLLDEHTAALDPARAQVVTDLTREIVARRQLTTLMVTHNMQQALDLGNRLLMMDGGQIILDVPQEQKAQLTIPDLLAEFERLKGVSDRVALG
- a CDS encoding nuclear transport factor 2 family protein — protein: MDFHQALQHHLNTMTEKDLAAFLATVHPENISLILPNGKLIDSRAEFETFHQNWFSDPDWSMHTELIKTSVTAESGVALLKVLYNDLDPQGQPYEKRYYLSLVFEKVNGNWLLVHDQNTFEN
- a CDS encoding PLP-dependent aminotransferase family protein translates to MPRKTLYQTVYQRLRYAILSGDFPLGSRLPPERKLAEEWSVSRNTIVHAYADLESEGLIYSRVGSGRYVQPLPPSALPPFSWRDRLSGVDNLSAPSLMTELNSMVGARAPLNFAFGEGGNHTRLKAKFAQGIDPLHILETSDADYLFPVQGHLELRKWIAEWMGCEQVASPAQVMITSGSQEALQMTTSILASPGDSIAVEMPTYFGALHLFQALGLHLIPIPVDGDGMRVDVLEGILSRTRPRFIYTVPTFHNPTGTILSMERRRQLLALSEKHGIPIVEDDAYRHLHFEQEPPPPLKALDRSGNVVYINTFSKVLFPGLRLGWVAANRPFMERLTRFKELSISTNTFVQHALWSYLQQGSFRTHLEEARRHYQRQADVMGRHLSNLVAKGVSYATPGGGFYYWVSLPEQVSPKELLQKAVQQNVVFATGDLFLPRETEQPYIRLCYSHETEDGIEQGMQILASLL
- a CDS encoding ABC transporter permease, which produces MGFALLGSMESGLIFAFLALGVYVTFRILDFPDLTVDGSFTAGGATAATLLAAGVHPVLATIAAVLVGALAGSVTGLLHTKGKINALLAGILTMIALYSVNLRIMGRANVPLLNEETLVTKINGSLETWLGDFALAAVLAVGVVVVKAALDWFLRTETGLMLRATGDNERMIRSFGANTDGAKVLGLALANGLVALAGAWMAQYQGFADVSMGIGMIVIGLASVIIGEAVFGRSTIARATLAVIGGAILYRLIVAFALRAGVNPSDLKLITALIVIAALVSPKTLQAWKAKARKSRRITGGEPHVKA
- a CDS encoding aspartate/glutamate racemase family protein gives rise to the protein MKTIGLLGGMSWESTAVYYQLLNRLVRDELGGLHSAKVILHSFNFEEIVAYQKAGEWQKAADMLLDAARKLEASGAELLLICTNTMHTLAPEIQSGLNIPLVHIADVTAEALRAKGVQKAALLGTRYTMEQDFYRERLQEHGVEVIVPGTVERQDVHDIIFDELCQGQVLEHSRRRYCEIMARLTEEQGVEGIILGCTEIPLLVQEEDACVPLFDTTYLHAKKAVEMALSN
- a CDS encoding ABC transporter substrate-binding protein — encoded protein: MWKKFAVAALGLTMLTGCGAGDGEVKIGISQLVEHPSLDAAREGFVAALKDAGYEEGVNLELDVQNAQGDLSNNAMIAQKFAMEGEDLVFAISTPSAQAAAMAIKDTPVLFTAVTDPVGAKLVKSLEAPHKNVTGTSDTHPEAAKKLVQHLKQFFPQVKQVGILYNSGEQNAVVSMKSMKGELERAGLSAVLASVSNSSEVKQAADSLVGRCEVLYVPKDNTVVSALEAVVKVANENKLPLYVAESESLQRGAFAGLMMDYFQLGYQTGEMAVEMLKNGKQPSQLPVGLPQELRLGINERGAAMQGVTLTEEMKKDAELIGKTK